A stretch of the Perca flavescens isolate YP-PL-M2 chromosome 10, PFLA_1.0, whole genome shotgun sequence genome encodes the following:
- the eef1g gene encoding elongation factor 1-gamma isoform X1, protein MAAGTLYTYPENWRAFKAQIAAQYSGARLKVANSSPAFTFGQTNRTPAFLNNFPLGKVPAYQGDDGFCLFESNAIAHYLSNDALRGATPQAAAQVLQWVSFADSEIIPPASAWVFPTLGIMQFNKQATEQAKEDVKRVLAVLNQHLNTRTFLVGERVSLADITVACSMLWLYKQVLEPSFRQSYPNATRWFTTCVNQPQFKAVLGEVKLCEKMAQFDAKKFADMQPKKETPPKKEKGGKEAAKPQEKKEKKKEEKKPAPEEEMDDCDAALASEPKAKDPFAHLPKSSFVMDEFKRKYSNEDTMKVAIPHFWEHFDHEGYSIWYGQYKYPEELTLTFKSCNLITGMFQRLDKLRKNAFASVILFGTNNDSSISGIWIFRGQDLAFTLSQDWQIDYESYDWRKLDSKSEECKTMVKEYFAWEGTFEHVGKDFNQGKIFK, encoded by the exons ATGGCGGCAGGG ACTTTGTACACGTACCCAGAGAACTGGCGGGCCTTCAAGGCCCAGATTGCAGCCCAGTACAGTGGGGCTCGCCTCAAAGTCGCCAACAGCTCCCCTGCCTTCACCTTCGGGCAGACGAACCGTACTCCTGCCTTCCTCAACAACTTCCCTCTGGGCAAG GTACCCGCCTACCAGGGAGATGACGGTTTCTGTCTGTTTGAGAGTAATGCCATTGCTCACTACT TGAGCAATGATGCCCTGCGCGGTGCCACTCCCCAGGCCGCAGCCCAAGTGCTGCAGTGGGTGAGCTTCGCTGACTCAGAGATCATCCCTCCAGCCAGTGCATGGGTCTTCCCAACTCTGGGAATCATGCAGTTCAACAAGCAG GCCACAGAGCAGGCCAAGGAGGATGTGAAGAGGGTCCTTGCAGTGCTGAACCAACACCTGAACACTCGTACCTTCCTTGTGGGAGAGAGGGTCAGCCTTGCTGACATCACTGTGGCCTGCTCCATGCTCTGGCTCTACAAACAG GTCCTTGAGCCTTCTTTCCGTCAGTCTTACCCCAACGCAACTCGCTGGTTCACCACCTGTGTCAACCAGCCCCAGTTCAAGGCTGTCCTTGGAGAGGTCAAGCTGTGTGAAAAGATGGCCCAGTTCGATG CAAAGAAGTTTGCCGATATGCAGCCCAAAAAAGAGACTCCTCCTAAGAAAGAGAAGGGTGGAAAAGAGGCAGCCAAGCCCCAggagaagaaggaaaagaagaaagaagagaagaagccTGCCCCAGAAGAGGAGATGGATGACTGTGATGCTGCTTTGGCCTCTGAGCCcaaagccaaggacccctttgCACACCTGCCAAAGAG ctCATTTGTCATGGACGAGTTCAAGAGAAAGTATTCTAATGAGGACACCATGAAGGTAGCCATTCCCCACTTTTGGGAGCACTTTGACCATGAGGGGTACTCTATCTGGTACGGCCAGTACAAATACCCAGAGGAGCTCACACTTACCTTCAAGAGCTGCAACCTTATCACAG GTATGTTCCAGCGCCTGGACAAACTCCGAAAGAACGCCTTTGCCAGTGTCATCTTGTTTGGCACCAACAATGACAGCAGCATCTCTGGCATCTGGATCTTCAGAGGCCAGGACCTGGCCTTCACT CTGTCTCAAGACTGGCAGATTGACTATGAATCATACGACTGGCGCAAGCTGGATTCAAAAAGTGAGGAGTGCAAGACCATGGTAAAGGAGTACTTTGCCTGGGAGGGAACCTTCGAGCATGTGGGTAAAGACTTCAACCAGGGCAAGATCTTCAAGTGA
- the eef1g gene encoding elongation factor 1-gamma isoform X2, with protein sequence MTLYTYPENWRAFKAQIAAQYSGARLKVANSSPAFTFGQTNRTPAFLNNFPLGKVPAYQGDDGFCLFESNAIAHYLSNDALRGATPQAAAQVLQWVSFADSEIIPPASAWVFPTLGIMQFNKQATEQAKEDVKRVLAVLNQHLNTRTFLVGERVSLADITVACSMLWLYKQVLEPSFRQSYPNATRWFTTCVNQPQFKAVLGEVKLCEKMAQFDAKKFADMQPKKETPPKKEKGGKEAAKPQEKKEKKKEEKKPAPEEEMDDCDAALASEPKAKDPFAHLPKSSFVMDEFKRKYSNEDTMKVAIPHFWEHFDHEGYSIWYGQYKYPEELTLTFKSCNLITGMFQRLDKLRKNAFASVILFGTNNDSSISGIWIFRGQDLAFTLSQDWQIDYESYDWRKLDSKSEECKTMVKEYFAWEGTFEHVGKDFNQGKIFK encoded by the exons ATG ACTTTGTACACGTACCCAGAGAACTGGCGGGCCTTCAAGGCCCAGATTGCAGCCCAGTACAGTGGGGCTCGCCTCAAAGTCGCCAACAGCTCCCCTGCCTTCACCTTCGGGCAGACGAACCGTACTCCTGCCTTCCTCAACAACTTCCCTCTGGGCAAG GTACCCGCCTACCAGGGAGATGACGGTTTCTGTCTGTTTGAGAGTAATGCCATTGCTCACTACT TGAGCAATGATGCCCTGCGCGGTGCCACTCCCCAGGCCGCAGCCCAAGTGCTGCAGTGGGTGAGCTTCGCTGACTCAGAGATCATCCCTCCAGCCAGTGCATGGGTCTTCCCAACTCTGGGAATCATGCAGTTCAACAAGCAG GCCACAGAGCAGGCCAAGGAGGATGTGAAGAGGGTCCTTGCAGTGCTGAACCAACACCTGAACACTCGTACCTTCCTTGTGGGAGAGAGGGTCAGCCTTGCTGACATCACTGTGGCCTGCTCCATGCTCTGGCTCTACAAACAG GTCCTTGAGCCTTCTTTCCGTCAGTCTTACCCCAACGCAACTCGCTGGTTCACCACCTGTGTCAACCAGCCCCAGTTCAAGGCTGTCCTTGGAGAGGTCAAGCTGTGTGAAAAGATGGCCCAGTTCGATG CAAAGAAGTTTGCCGATATGCAGCCCAAAAAAGAGACTCCTCCTAAGAAAGAGAAGGGTGGAAAAGAGGCAGCCAAGCCCCAggagaagaaggaaaagaagaaagaagagaagaagccTGCCCCAGAAGAGGAGATGGATGACTGTGATGCTGCTTTGGCCTCTGAGCCcaaagccaaggacccctttgCACACCTGCCAAAGAG ctCATTTGTCATGGACGAGTTCAAGAGAAAGTATTCTAATGAGGACACCATGAAGGTAGCCATTCCCCACTTTTGGGAGCACTTTGACCATGAGGGGTACTCTATCTGGTACGGCCAGTACAAATACCCAGAGGAGCTCACACTTACCTTCAAGAGCTGCAACCTTATCACAG GTATGTTCCAGCGCCTGGACAAACTCCGAAAGAACGCCTTTGCCAGTGTCATCTTGTTTGGCACCAACAATGACAGCAGCATCTCTGGCATCTGGATCTTCAGAGGCCAGGACCTGGCCTTCACT CTGTCTCAAGACTGGCAGATTGACTATGAATCATACGACTGGCGCAAGCTGGATTCAAAAAGTGAGGAGTGCAAGACCATGGTAAAGGAGTACTTTGCCTGGGAGGGAACCTTCGAGCATGTGGGTAAAGACTTCAACCAGGGCAAGATCTTCAAGTGA
- the polr2g gene encoding DNA-directed RNA polymerase II subunit RPB7 — translation MFYHISLEHEILLHPRYFGPNLLNTVKQKLFTEVEGTCTGKYGFVIAVTTIDNIGAGVIQPGRGFVLYPVKYKAIVFRPFKGEVVDAVVTQVNKVGLFTEIGPMSCFISRHSIPSEMEFDPNSNPPCYKTVDEDIVIQQDDEIRLKIVGTRVDKNDIFAIGSLMDDYLGLVS, via the exons ATGTTTTACCAT ATTTCTTTGGAGCATGAAATTTTACTACACCCAAGGTATTTTGGTCCTAACCTCCTAAACACCGTGAAGCAGAAGCTTTTCACAGAAGTGGAAGGTACCTGCACTGGCAA GTACGGCTTCGTCATCGCAGTCACCACTATTGACAACATCGGGGCGGGTGTAATCCAGCCGGGGAGAGGGTTTGTCCTCTACCCAGTCAAGTACAAGGCCATTGTGTTCCGCCCATTTAAAGGGGAGGTGGTTGACGCTGTGGTTACTCAGGTTAACAAG GTTGGATTGTTCACAGAAATTGGTCCCATGTCTTGCTTCATCTCTCGCCAT TCCATCCCCTCAGAAATGGAGTTTGACCCCAACTCCAATCCTCCTTGTTATAAGACAGTTGATGAG GACATTGTAATCCAGCAAGATGATGAGATCCGGCTAAAGATTGTGGGAACAAGAGTGGACAAGAATGACAtt TTTGCTATTGGATCTCTCATGGATGATTATCTGG GTCTTGTGAGCTGA
- the si:ch211-175m2.5 gene encoding uncharacterized protein si:ch211-175m2.5 — MASNLVSKLFRPSVFTQLASLRSGCVSRGKAAAGIRHFSSDPPPENISRYPVPYKKELPYDIVELMEEVESKGGFLPNVFKVLSHRPAEFRAFFAYYNELMNKESGGLTKADRELIVVATSIHNKCLYCVVSHSALHRIYSKKPTLSDQVVVNYENAELSPRERAMLDFAMAVCRCDTITEQHFQSLEEVGFDREDAWDIAAITAFFAMSNRLAHLTDMRPNLEFYNMGRLPRDKSKDKGQLKGE; from the exons ATGGCGAGTAACCTCGTCTCGAAGTTATTTCGTCCCTCTGTGTTCACACAGCTG GCGTCTCTCCGGTCGGGTTGCGTGTCTCGGGGGAAGGCGGCGGCGGGCATTAGACATTTCTCCAGCGACCCGCCACCGGAGAACATCAGTCGCTATCCAGTTCCTTACAAGAAAGAGCTACCTTATGATATAGTGGAGCTTATGGAAGAGGTTGAGTCAAAG GGAGGCTTTTTGCCCAATGTCTTCAAAGTCCTCTCCCATAGACCAGCAGAGTTCAGAGCCTTCTTCGCTTACTACAATGAACTAATGAACAAAGagtcag GTGGATTAACCAAGGCAGATCGTGAGCTGATTGTAGTGGCTACTAGTATCCACAACAAGTGTCTTTACTGCGTGGTATCCCACAGTGCACTGCACCGCATCTACTCTAAGAAACCCACTCTTTCCGATCAG GTCGTTGTTAACTATGAGAATGCAGAGCTGTCCCCTCGGGAGCGTGCCATGTTGGACTTTGCGATGGCTGTGTGTCGCTGCGACACCATTACAGAGCAGCATTTCCAGTCTTTGGAGGAAGTGGGCTTTGACCGTGAGGATGCGTGGGACATTGCTGCCATCACTGCTTTCTTTGCCATGTCCAACCGGCTCGCCCACCTCACAGACATGAGACCAAACTTAGAATTTTATAACATGGGCCGGTTACCACGGGACAAGAGCAAGGACAAAGGGCAGTTGAAAGGGGAGTAG